A stretch of Halanaerobiaceae bacterium ANBcell28 DNA encodes these proteins:
- a CDS encoding FtsX-like permease family protein, whose protein sequence is MSFFTVIWMVLKQIKKNWKLECILLFGLVLAVAVSSTIIIYTDGVLQSVMVNRWERNMGSNFRPASIRIIDEQSFDYHPLLSETQWRDQDEAYQQYLDLDEYFANNIPDIFNTEILSFSKSGRTDRRAIIPLDSNEARHRRYVNLSFQTGLEDRVEVLGGNWFNEESSDPYIEVVVDENAIHNLDIRLGNIYQFPLETEGDERDRYLDLKVVGVFRIDTHSYNQAVWPDLPPYSDTFFMAEGVFEEVIRREDTRPFQYSWFWNFDHEPVRISQLETMLNSLRRMERGMSNISDRARITNAPVTGLSFLVEEAEQLRMLLLILSLPILGMIFYYIILAASLTIQKRSNEIALFRSRGAGIYQVLFTYLLEWIFISLLALIVGPYLGLFIARIMGAASGFLEFVNREALPVMVPMNTYFYAFLTIAVAVLSCLFLIIPAARESIVSYKQNLARNNKKQFWQRYYLDFILLAFSLYGYRELSRQISVMQRSAYSSDLLLDPMLFLIPVLFIATAGLLSLRIIPYLLRFLTIITEKLPEVSLTVTLRQFFRNPGQYTPLLFFIIMTVSLGIYSSSIARTMDRNYNDSLMYRYGADVVLQERWNFDTDSHAIRGGRNGEDTQVDERVNSDRQTVFEPPFYIHKQLPGVIDAARVMTKRGRVSIGQSIVGNSTLMAIDPVDFANVSWFRDDLTDIHWHYYLNALLKHSSAALVDRDFYEEEQLSIGDWIRFNLGGQDIEIFIAGVIDLWPTVYPNQFPLIVANLNHVQQQYIIEPYQVWLRLEDGAEIQTIVDHLLEENIYVSSVSDTRRKIIENRRDPQRMGLFGILSIGFVVAVLITVLGFFLYNFLSLKNRLLQFGVMRAIGLSLKQLIIMLSLEQFLTVGIGFALGTIFGVIVSRTFLPFLQLSQNLEGVVPGFKIIVDRSDVFNILIIIGGTLIIGLIFLAMILVKLKLHDAIKLGEEV, encoded by the coding sequence TTGAGTTTTTTTACAGTAATATGGATGGTCTTAAAACAAATTAAAAAAAATTGGAAATTAGAATGTATTCTGCTCTTTGGTTTGGTATTAGCTGTTGCTGTTAGCTCTACAATTATTATTTATACAGATGGAGTCTTACAATCAGTAATGGTGAATCGTTGGGAAAGAAATATGGGAAGTAATTTTCGACCTGCTTCTATAAGAATTATCGATGAACAATCTTTCGATTACCACCCGTTGCTTTCTGAAACACAGTGGAGAGATCAAGATGAAGCCTATCAACAGTATCTTGATCTAGATGAATATTTTGCCAATAATATTCCAGATATTTTTAATACTGAAATACTATCATTTTCTAAAAGTGGAAGAACAGATAGAAGAGCGATTATACCTTTGGATTCAAATGAAGCAAGACATAGGAGATATGTAAATCTTAGTTTTCAAACAGGTTTAGAAGATAGAGTAGAAGTTTTAGGAGGTAATTGGTTTAATGAGGAGTCATCCGATCCTTATATTGAAGTTGTAGTAGATGAAAATGCAATTCATAATTTAGATATCAGATTAGGGAATATTTATCAATTTCCACTGGAAACTGAAGGAGATGAGAGAGATAGATATTTAGATTTAAAAGTAGTAGGTGTTTTTAGGATAGATACACATTCATATAATCAAGCTGTCTGGCCAGATCTACCTCCATATTCAGATACGTTTTTCATGGCGGAGGGTGTTTTTGAAGAAGTAATACGAAGAGAGGATACGCGTCCATTTCAATATTCCTGGTTCTGGAATTTTGACCATGAGCCCGTACGAATAAGTCAACTGGAAACTATGTTGAATTCACTTCGTAGAATGGAAAGAGGTATGTCAAATATTTCAGATAGGGCAAGAATTACCAATGCTCCTGTCACTGGCTTGTCCTTTTTAGTAGAAGAGGCAGAACAGCTCAGGATGCTTTTGTTAATATTAAGTTTGCCTATATTAGGAATGATCTTTTATTATATAATTTTGGCAGCTAGTCTAACTATTCAAAAAAGAAGTAATGAAATAGCTTTATTTAGGAGTAGAGGAGCCGGTATATACCAAGTTCTTTTTACTTATTTATTAGAATGGATTTTTATTAGCTTGCTAGCATTGATAGTTGGTCCATACTTAGGCTTGTTTATTGCTAGAATTATGGGAGCTGCTTCTGGATTTTTAGAATTTGTAAATCGTGAAGCTTTGCCTGTAATGGTTCCAATGAATACTTATTTTTATGCTTTCTTGACTATTGCTGTTGCTGTTCTTTCTTGCTTGTTTCTTATAATCCCAGCTGCGAGAGAGAGTATTGTTTCTTATAAACAAAATTTAGCTCGTAATAATAAAAAGCAGTTTTGGCAAAGGTACTATCTTGATTTTATATTATTAGCTTTTAGTTTATATGGATATCGAGAATTAAGCAGGCAGATCTCAGTAATGCAAAGATCAGCTTATAGTTCTGATTTATTATTGGATCCAATGTTATTTTTAATACCTGTGTTATTTATAGCTACGGCAGGATTATTATCATTACGTATAATACCTTATTTATTACGCTTTTTGACAATAATTACAGAAAAATTACCGGAAGTATCTCTAACAGTGACTTTGAGGCAGTTTTTTAGAAATCCTGGACAATATACTCCATTGTTATTTTTCATTATTATGACAGTGTCCTTAGGTATATATAGTTCTTCAATAGCACGCACTATGGACCGAAATTATAATGATAGCTTAATGTATAGGTATGGTGCTGATGTGGTTTTACAGGAAAGGTGGAATTTTGATACTGACTCACACGCCATAAGGGGAGGGCGTAATGGAGAAGATACTCAGGTAGATGAAAGAGTAAATTCTGATAGGCAAACAGTTTTTGAACCTCCATTTTATATTCATAAACAATTGCCTGGAGTTATAGATGCAGCAAGAGTTATGACAAAAAGAGGTCGTGTAAGTATTGGTCAAAGTATTGTGGGGAATAGTACTTTAATGGCAATAGATCCAGTTGACTTTGCTAATGTAAGTTGGTTTAGGGATGATTTGACAGATATTCACTGGCATTATTATTTAAATGCTTTGCTTAAACATAGTTCAGCAGCTTTAGTGGATCGTGATTTTTATGAAGAAGAACAGCTATCAATTGGTGATTGGATTCGATTTAACTTAGGTGGGCAGGATATTGAGATTTTTATAGCTGGAGTCATTGATTTATGGCCTACAGTATATCCTAATCAATTTCCATTGATTGTAGCTAATTTAAATCATGTACAACAGCAATATATAATTGAGCCTTACCAGGTTTGGTTACGACTAGAAGATGGAGCTGAAATACAGACTATTGTTGATCACTTGCTTGAGGAAAATATTTATGTAAGTAGTGTCAGTGATACAAGAAGAAAAATAATTGAAAACAGAAGAGACCCTCAAAGAATGGGACTTTTTGGTATTCTGTCAATTGGATTTGTTGTTGCAGTTTTGATTACTGTTTTAGGTTTTTTTCTTTATAATTTCTTGTCTTTAAAAAATAGACTCTTACAATTCGGGGTAATGAGGGCTATTGGTCTCTCTTTAAAACAATTGATTATTATGTTATCTCTTGAACAGTTTTTAACCGTTGGGATTGGCTTTGCTTTAGGTACAATATTTGGGGTTATTGTAAGTAGAACTTTTCTTCCCTTCTTGCAATTAAGTCAGAATTTGGAAGGTGTAGTTCCAGGCTTTAAAATTATTGTTGATAGAAGTGATGTGTTTAATATATTGATTATAATAGGTGGAACTTTGATTATTGGCTTAATTTTTCTCGCAATGATTTTAGTAAAACTAAAATTACATGATGCTATTAAGCTAGGGGAGGAGGTATAA
- a CDS encoding SurA N-terminal domain-containing protein, translating to MLKINIKKTFLIVSLLLILSVSLIAAETTIVAEINDEEITLLELEEQANLQDLVMQVSQVNQEFAEVLFSTEEGQAILDEYQEMKLDELINERILIAEAEKNDITISESEKDEIFEAHIQLIVEQNDLSEEELLLVLAQQGIESLEEYQELILDEETLVLEKFLEEEVLSDYDLSDPNTGEILNNYIYELREEADINIYL from the coding sequence GTGCTTAAAATTAATATTAAAAAAACATTTTTAATCGTATCATTATTGCTAATTTTGTCCGTTTCACTTATTGCTGCAGAAACAACTATTGTTGCTGAAATTAATGATGAAGAAATAACATTATTAGAATTAGAGGAGCAGGCTAATCTTCAAGATTTAGTAATGCAAGTTTCTCAAGTTAATCAAGAATTTGCTGAAGTTTTATTTTCTACAGAAGAGGGCCAAGCAATATTAGATGAATATCAAGAAATGAAGTTGGATGAGTTAATCAATGAGAGAATTCTCATAGCTGAAGCAGAAAAGAATGATATTACAATTAGTGAGTCTGAAAAAGACGAAATATTTGAAGCTCATATTCAATTAATTGTAGAGCAAAATGACTTAAGTGAAGAAGAATTGTTATTAGTTCTAGCTCAACAAGGTATTGAATCTTTAGAAGAGTATCAAGAGTTAATATTAGATGAAGAGACCTTAGTGTTAGAGAAATTTCTAGAAGAGGAAGTTTTGAGTGATTATGACTTAAGTGATCCTAATACAGGTGAAATTTTAAATAACTATATATATGAATTAAGAGAAGAAGCAGATATTAATATTTATTTATAA
- a CDS encoding ABC transporter ATP-binding protein has protein sequence MENNVDAVVELKDLKRIYQMGNRKVEALKGINIKISSGHLVIIKGPSGSGKTTILNMIGALDQPSTGEVILNKKSLKEYSEKELTKLRRENIGFIFQSHGLIQGFTAYENVELPLRISHVSWKNRRERAYECLDMVGLRKRAEHRIFELSGGEQQRVGIARALVNQPDIILADEPTGELDYITTQTIMELFHNLTKKQNVTICMVTHDPEVMKFADIVYEIIDGKIINKERYYEK, from the coding sequence ATGGAAAACAATGTAGATGCAGTAGTAGAGTTAAAAGACTTGAAGAGAATATATCAAATGGGGAATCGCAAGGTAGAAGCATTGAAAGGTATTAATATTAAAATATCTTCTGGTCATCTTGTAATTATTAAAGGACCATCTGGTTCTGGAAAAACAACGATTTTAAATATGATAGGAGCACTTGATCAACCTAGTACTGGAGAGGTGATATTAAATAAAAAGAGTTTAAAAGAATACTCAGAAAAAGAACTTACAAAACTCAGGAGGGAAAATATAGGATTTATTTTTCAATCTCATGGCTTGATTCAGGGTTTTACTGCTTATGAGAATGTAGAACTTCCCTTAAGGATTAGTCATGTGTCCTGGAAAAATAGAAGAGAAAGAGCTTATGAATGTTTGGATATGGTTGGATTACGAAAAAGGGCAGAACACCGTATTTTTGAGTTAAGTGGTGGTGAACAGCAAAGGGTTGGTATTGCCAGGGCTTTAGTCAATCAACCAGATATAATATTGGCAGATGAACCTACCGGTGAACTTGATTACATAACAACTCAGACTATAATGGAGCTATTTCATAATCTGACTAAAAAACAGAATGTCACAATTTGTATGGTGACCCATGACCCAGAGGTTATGAAATTTGCTGATATAGTTTATGAAATAATTGATGGAAAAATTATTAACAAGGAGAGGTATTATGAAAAATAA
- a CDS encoding aldo/keto reductase: MKKIKLKTGDQIPVIGFGTYTLKGADGVKAIEIALNNGYFHIDTAESYQNQIEVGKAIRNSTLDREDIFLTSKVDFNNLAYDDVLKACDETLLELETDYLDLYLIHWPNKKIPMKETFRALEKLASQGKIRNVGVSNFTINHLKEAEKSSDLEIVTNQVEFHPFLNQKELYYYCKEKGIIITAYSPIARGKVFQNRELIRIANKYNKNPAQLTLKWLIEKDIVVIPRSRTPEHIKSNIQLFNDWQLSIDDIEAIDNIEKQQRLINPEWGEFDK; this comes from the coding sequence ATGAAAAAAATTAAGCTTAAAACAGGAGATCAAATTCCAGTAATAGGTTTTGGTACATATACTTTGAAAGGTGCTGATGGAGTAAAAGCTATTGAGATAGCCTTGAATAATGGATATTTTCATATTGATACAGCGGAATCATATCAGAATCAAATAGAGGTTGGAAAGGCTATTAGAAATAGTACATTAGATCGGGAAGATATATTTCTTACTTCAAAAGTTGATTTTAATAATTTAGCATATGATGATGTTTTGAAAGCTTGTGATGAAACTTTATTAGAGCTTGAAACTGACTATCTTGATCTATATCTAATTCATTGGCCTAATAAAAAAATACCTATGAAAGAAACTTTCAGAGCTTTAGAAAAGCTAGCAAGTCAGGGAAAGATAAGAAATGTTGGAGTAAGTAATTTTACTATTAATCATTTAAAAGAAGCCGAAAAATCAAGCGATCTAGAAATTGTTACTAATCAAGTTGAGTTTCACCCTTTTTTGAATCAGAAAGAATTATATTATTACTGTAAGGAAAAAGGCATTATTATTACAGCATATAGTCCTATTGCTAGAGGAAAGGTTTTTCAGAATAGAGAGTTAATTAGAATTGCAAATAAATACAATAAGAATCCTGCACAATTGACTTTAAAATGGCTCATAGAAAAAGATATTGTTGTTATACCTCGTTCCCGGACTCCTGAACATATAAAAAGTAATATTCAATTGTTTAATGATTGGCAATTGAGCATAGATGATATAGAAGCTATTGATAATATTGAGAAACAGCAAAGATTGATTAACCCTGAGTGGGGAGAATTTGATAAATAA
- a CDS encoding YegS/Rv2252/BmrU family lipid kinase, translating to MKRCKLLYNPMSGNKSFARDLDSIVKKLQENGYIIDIYRSMAPGNIIKGVENIRYHQYENIIVAGGDGSLNQVINALRKEKIKIPLAILPAGTANDIANYLNMPNNFEKCIDLIANNTPIELDLAKINNSYFINVCFIGEFSNIPEETPEEFKTIFGKLAYYINGLKELPNIKAIPLRIEGSSRIIEEELFLSIIINTNRAGGFKNLCPPAKTNDGLFDFIGIKYNGIHKLPAIFMKILQGEHLSSPDVIYFQDSYFKIKNMNSNTSYFCDIDGERGPQLPLEIRIKKEELQMYSNR from the coding sequence ATGAAAAGATGCAAGTTGCTCTATAATCCCATGTCGGGAAATAAGTCTTTTGCTCGCGACTTAGATTCTATAGTTAAAAAATTACAAGAAAACGGATATATTATAGATATATACCGTAGTATGGCTCCCGGTAATATAATAAAAGGTGTGGAAAACATCAGATATCATCAATATGAAAATATAATTGTCGCAGGAGGAGACGGAAGTTTAAATCAGGTAATAAATGCCTTGCGTAAAGAAAAAATAAAAATACCATTAGCAATATTACCTGCAGGAACAGCAAATGATATTGCCAATTATCTTAATATGCCCAACAATTTTGAAAAATGCATTGATCTTATTGCTAATAATACACCCATCGAACTTGATCTTGCTAAAATTAATAATAGTTACTTTATTAACGTCTGCTTCATTGGTGAATTTTCTAATATTCCTGAAGAAACTCCCGAAGAATTTAAAACTATATTTGGAAAACTCGCTTATTATATTAATGGACTAAAAGAATTACCCAATATTAAAGCTATTCCTTTACGTATAGAAGGCAGTTCAAGAATTATAGAAGAAGAACTTTTCTTGTCAATTATAATAAATACTAATAGAGCTGGAGGTTTTAAAAATTTATGTCCACCTGCAAAAACAAATGATGGTCTATTTGATTTTATTGGGATTAAATACAACGGTATACATAAACTACCTGCGATTTTCATGAAAATTCTTCAGGGAGAACATTTATCAAGCCCTGATGTAATATATTTTCAAGATAGTTATTTTAAAATCAAAAATATGAACTCAAATACTAGTTATTTTTGTGATATAGATGGTGAAAGAGGACCTCAACTGCCTCTAGAAATAAGAATCAAAAAAGAAGAACTGCAAATGTATTCAAATCGTTGA
- a CDS encoding ATP-binding protein, with protein sequence MKTLFSKLLIRFILIIMIVIFIFGFSLIYMFRGIYFSNQEDEIINNSQVILPYLSQAIAQRDNMAIHSWLDILARQNAGQAWIIDREGNLILSSPSIAVEGSIVNFDLYREIFTQANIITQRVEFGYFERPMLVIGLPIIEDNIPEYALLVFTSVAGLNSTVIQVQRMMLYSSILAIILALIVAYSWSKSLSNPLKKMSKIAIELSNGEFGKTIPIEEKNEIGTLAESINYMSKKLELTIKNLVEERNKLEYILTGMEEGVLAINNKKQIVLVNNSASYFLGIKDKDFEGKIYKKYIKNSDLSNLLESVVEKKEAQSIEINIDQNGKKERILIHCSPIYISNDLWGVVALLQDISERWRFEQLQKDFVANVSHELKAPLSSIRGAGEILLDKVVVEPEKQEEYLQMIIEEINRLEKMLNKVLDLSELDAHINYNKSKLEVNKLVIKVKNVFVKIINDEYKLILNLPEEPLFVKANKERLEQVLLNYLDNAYKFSTGGIIELGVCEEAEEIKIWVKDEGKGITEENLEDIWQRFYKVDKARTPDEGGSGLGLSIVKQIVEENHGRVFVESKEGRGSIFGLYLPKYV encoded by the coding sequence ATGAAAACATTATTTAGTAAATTACTTATTAGATTTATACTTATAATTATGATAGTTATTTTTATATTTGGTTTTTCATTAATATATATGTTTAGGGGAATATATTTTTCTAATCAAGAAGATGAGATAATAAATAATAGTCAAGTAATACTGCCTTATCTTTCACAAGCAATTGCTCAGCGAGATAATATGGCTATACATAGTTGGCTTGATATATTAGCTAGACAAAATGCTGGACAAGCATGGATAATTGATAGAGAGGGTAATTTGATTTTAAGTTCCCCTTCGATTGCAGTTGAAGGTTCAATTGTAAATTTTGATTTATATCGTGAAATATTTACACAGGCTAATATAATTACTCAAAGGGTAGAGTTTGGTTATTTTGAGAGGCCTATGCTGGTAATTGGTTTGCCGATAATAGAAGATAATATTCCAGAATATGCTTTGTTAGTTTTCACCTCTGTTGCTGGTTTAAACTCAACAGTTATTCAAGTTCAAAGGATGATGCTTTATTCTTCTATTTTAGCGATAATATTGGCTTTGATTGTTGCTTATAGCTGGTCGAAATCTTTATCAAATCCATTGAAAAAGATGAGTAAAATAGCTATTGAATTAAGTAATGGTGAATTTGGTAAGACAATACCCATTGAGGAAAAGAATGAAATAGGAACTCTGGCAGAAAGTATTAATTATATGTCAAAAAAACTAGAACTAACTATTAAAAATTTAGTTGAGGAAAGAAATAAATTAGAATATATTTTAACTGGAATGGAAGAAGGGGTATTAGCAATAAACAACAAAAAGCAAATAGTATTAGTAAATAACTCAGCTTCGTATTTTTTAGGTATTAAGGATAAAGATTTCGAAGGTAAAATTTATAAAAAATATATAAAAAATTCTGATTTATCCAATTTGCTGGAGTCTGTTGTTGAAAAAAAGGAAGCGCAGAGTATAGAAATTAATATAGATCAAAATGGCAAAAAAGAACGTATTTTGATTCATTGTTCTCCAATATATATTTCTAATGATTTGTGGGGTGTGGTTGCTTTATTACAAGACATTAGTGAAAGGTGGAGGTTTGAACAATTACAAAAAGATTTTGTTGCTAATGTTTCTCATGAATTGAAAGCACCACTATCTTCTATAAGAGGGGCAGGAGAAATCTTATTGGACAAAGTTGTAGTGGAACCTGAAAAGCAAGAGGAGTATCTGCAAATGATTATTGAAGAAATAAACAGATTAGAGAAAATGCTCAATAAAGTTCTTGATTTATCTGAATTAGATGCACATATAAATTATAATAAAAGTAAGCTTGAGGTAAACAAATTAGTCATTAAGGTTAAAAATGTTTTTGTTAAAATTATAAATGATGAGTATAAATTAATTTTAAATCTACCAGAAGAACCCTTGTTTGTGAAAGCAAATAAAGAAAGGTTAGAGCAGGTATTATTAAATTATTTAGACAATGCGTATAAGTTTTCTACTGGGGGTATTATTGAACTTGGAGTTTGTGAAGAAGCTGAAGAGATTAAGATTTGGGTTAAGGACGAAGGCAAAGGAATAACAGAAGAAAATTTAGAAGATATCTGGCAAAGATTTTATAAAGTAGATAAGGCTCGAACTCCAGATGAAGGAGGAAGTGGTCTAGGATTATCTATAGTAAAACAAATTGTAGAAGAGAATCATGGTAGAGTTTTTGTTGAAAGTAAGGAAGGTAGGGGTTCTATATTTGGATTATATTTACCTAAGTATGTTTAA
- a CDS encoding ABC transporter ATP-binding protein has product MKKNNNSTSGLLGLVRKKYKELLSRQEIEKIDSEYIIQCENLVKIYKIADLEVFALQGLELNIKKGEMIGIIGSSGSGKSTLMNILGGLDTPTAGKVMVSGWNLNKMSYRDRIYYKRDVVGFIWQNTARNLIPYLNALENVRMPMILKGKGGREWAEELLESVGLGDRMDHLPSELSGGQQQRVAIAVSLANQPDILLADEPTGSLDSSTASEIFDVFTEIVDKYNTTIIVVTHDRSLASAVDRAVEIRDGKISTESIRNKKIKYNAKQIGLNLDENAEERTHDKYVVIDSAGRLQLPEDYMKELGISKKAVLKMEEGRLFIDKPQ; this is encoded by the coding sequence ATGAAAAAAAACAATAATTCCACGAGCGGTTTGCTTGGACTAGTGCGAAAAAAGTATAAGGAATTACTTAGTCGCCAAGAGATAGAGAAAATTGATAGTGAATATATTATCCAGTGTGAAAACCTTGTTAAGATATACAAAATAGCAGATCTTGAGGTATTCGCTTTACAGGGTCTGGAACTAAACATTAAAAAAGGTGAAATGATTGGTATAATTGGGAGTAGTGGAAGTGGTAAATCTACACTTATGAATATCTTGGGTGGATTGGACACTCCGACAGCCGGAAAGGTCATGGTTTCAGGCTGGAATCTTAATAAAATGAGTTATCGTGATAGGATTTATTATAAGAGAGATGTGGTTGGCTTTATCTGGCAAAATACAGCTAGGAATTTAATTCCCTATCTTAATGCACTTGAGAATGTGAGAATGCCTATGATCTTAAAAGGAAAAGGTGGTCGAGAATGGGCAGAGGAACTTCTAGAGTCAGTAGGTTTAGGAGATAGAATGGACCACCTGCCATCTGAACTATCTGGGGGGCAGCAGCAAAGAGTAGCAATTGCAGTGTCTTTAGCAAATCAACCAGATATTTTATTAGCAGATGAGCCTACAGGTTCTCTTGATTCTAGTACAGCTTCTGAAATCTTTGATGTATTTACTGAGATTGTCGATAAATACAATACTACTATAATTGTTGTTACCCATGATAGGAGTCTTGCTAGTGCTGTTGACAGAGCTGTAGAAATTAGAGATGGGAAAATTAGTACCGAAAGTATTAGAAACAAAAAAATAAAGTATAACGCAAAGCAGATAGGCTTGAATTTAGATGAAAATGCTGAGGAAAGAACACATGATAAGTATGTAGTAATAGATTCGGCTGGAAGATTACAACTGCCAGAGGATTATATGAAAGAATTAGGGATTAGTAAGAAAGCAGTTTTAAAGATGGAAGAAGGAAGGCTCTTTATTGATAAACCACAATAA
- a CDS encoding efflux RND transporter periplasmic adaptor subunit, with the protein MKNNNIYKILVLLFIPFMFLSLTACSLFPEETVDSTPELREPPQPRLSFETVERGTIRQEISGLSRVAPKKEQELYFEKNGRVREIFVSQGDDVEKGQPLARLETGDLEFEYKQASLDLERFELEKERMEFLLGSTVSEYDLRLKEIDYKKLKLRVERLKEELDNSTIYAPFDGRVISLSMREADMVEGFARVMSIADISELELQMNVHSRDLNKILAGQRASVQVERGLWIDAEVKHVPSPFSEIAPGQQDLRVRIDFINLEELLEELEEEFNMGIEHIYRFNNLLSTRIIIQEIEDALLLPPAAIREYGRRTFVLIQDEDFRKEIDIKTGLETSTRVEILEGLEEGQEVISR; encoded by the coding sequence ATGAAAAATAATAATATTTATAAAATTTTAGTCTTACTCTTCATACCGTTTATGTTTTTATCATTAACTGCTTGCTCTTTGTTTCCAGAGGAAACAGTTGATTCTACGCCTGAATTAAGGGAACCACCACAACCAAGACTTTCATTTGAGACAGTTGAACGAGGTACAATTCGCCAAGAAATTTCAGGCTTATCTAGAGTAGCTCCTAAAAAAGAACAGGAATTATACTTTGAGAAAAATGGTAGGGTTAGAGAAATATTTGTAAGCCAGGGTGATGATGTTGAAAAAGGTCAGCCACTAGCACGCCTAGAAACAGGCGATCTCGAATTTGAATATAAGCAAGCAAGTCTAGATCTAGAAAGGTTTGAGTTGGAAAAAGAAAGAATGGAGTTTCTGTTAGGTAGTACAGTTAGTGAGTATGATTTACGTTTAAAAGAGATAGATTATAAGAAGTTAAAACTTAGAGTAGAAAGGCTTAAAGAAGAATTAGATAATTCAACAATTTACGCACCTTTTGATGGTAGAGTCATTTCTCTTTCGATGAGAGAGGCAGATATGGTAGAAGGGTTTGCCAGGGTTATGAGTATTGCTGATATAAGTGAGTTGGAGCTTCAGATGAATGTTCACTCACGAGATTTAAATAAAATCTTAGCAGGTCAAAGAGCAAGTGTTCAGGTAGAGAGGGGTTTATGGATAGATGCTGAAGTAAAGCATGTTCCATCACCATTTTCTGAAATTGCACCAGGGCAACAGGATTTAAGGGTGAGAATAGATTTTATAAATTTAGAAGAATTATTAGAGGAATTAGAAGAAGAGTTTAATATGGGGATAGAGCATATATACAGATTTAACAATCTTTTAAGCACAAGAATAATAATTCAAGAAATTGAAGATGCTTTATTGTTACCTCCGGCGGCAATTAGAGAATACGGGAGAAGAACATTCGTGTTAATACAGGATGAAGATTTTCGTAAAGAAATAGATATTAAAACAGGACTCGAAACATCAACAAGAGTAGAAATATTAGAAGGGTTAGAAGAGGGCCAGGAAGTTATAAGTCGCTAA
- a CDS encoding response regulator transcription factor codes for MANVLIIDDDQKICKILKDYFEFEGFKVDLAFTGQEGLLKVEEVKPDIIILDIMLPQLDGLEVCQKLRPQNNTPIIFLSAKNKDIDKITGLELGADDYVTKPFSPKEVVVRAKNILRRVKEQEEESVLSFHNIIINKDFHSLKVEGKEIDLTPKEFDLLWELASSEKKVFTREELLNKVWGYDYYGDIRTVDTHVKSLRKKMGVYAESCLKTVWGVGYKFEVDIK; via the coding sequence ATGGCTAATGTTTTAATTATAGATGACGATCAAAAAATATGTAAAATATTGAAAGATTACTTTGAATTTGAAGGATTTAAAGTTGATTTAGCTTTTACAGGACAGGAAGGTCTTTTGAAGGTAGAAGAAGTGAAACCTGATATAATAATTTTAGATATAATGTTGCCACAATTGGATGGTTTAGAGGTATGTCAAAAATTAAGACCTCAAAATAATACACCAATTATTTTTTTGAGTGCAAAAAATAAAGATATTGATAAGATTACAGGTTTAGAGTTGGGAGCAGATGATTATGTCACCAAACCCTTCAGTCCAAAAGAGGTAGTAGTTAGAGCAAAAAACATATTACGTAGAGTGAAAGAACAAGAAGAAGAATCTGTTCTTTCTTTTCATAATATTATTATAAATAAAGATTTTCATAGCTTGAAAGTAGAAGGTAAGGAGATTGATTTAACACCTAAAGAGTTTGATCTTTTATGGGAATTAGCAAGTTCAGAAAAGAAGGTGTTTACTAGAGAAGAGTTATTAAATAAGGTATGGGGCTATGATTATTATGGTGATATACGAACTGTTGATACACATGTTAAGTCTTTACGTAAAAAAATGGGAGTATATGCAGAGTCATGTCTTAAAACAGTTTGGGGAGTTGGGTATAAGTTTGAGGTGGATATTAAATAA